The sequence below is a genomic window from Candidatus Bathyarchaeota archaeon.
TACTTTTTGGAGAACATTTCGTTGTATATGGCCTTCCTGCAATAGCCAGCGCCATTGGATCTAAAACGACAGCTTTTGTCAGAAGAATGGATACGCCTGGCTTTCATCTCATTGATGATAGGTTAGAGATCCCTGGATACAAGGTTAAGAAGAAGAAGGAACAGAATAAGTCGTTAGATAACATATACGCGTTTTATGGAATCGATCCTGAGAAGCAGGGCTTGGAGATAAAGTTCGCCGGTGATCTAGTGGCTGCCAGTGGGATAGGAGCAAGTGCTGCCAGCTGCGCAGCATTGTCGAGAGCCTTAAATGATGAATTCAACCTTGGATTCGATAACAAAAAAATAAATGCTGCTGCTTACGAAGGAGAAAAGGGTTATCATGGGACTCCTAGTGGAATAGATAATACGGCTGCTACTTATGGCGGGCTAATATGGTTCAAAAGAGATTTACAAGAGGGTCCCAACGTAATAGAGAAATTA
It includes:
- the mvk gene encoding mevalonate kinase, with translation MGTGFGYGKVILFGEHFVVYGLPAIASAIGSKTTAFVRRMDTPGFHLIDDRLEIPGYKVKKKKEQNKSLDNIYAFYGIDPEKQGLEIKFAGDLVAASGIGASAASCAALSRALNDEFNLGFDNKKINAAAYEGEKGYHGTPSGIDNTAATYGGLIWFKRDLQEGPNVIEKLKMKEPVEIVIANTGVTASTSKVVAEVKQRREEQPKKFDQIFEKYKQLVVEAREALIENHLEKLGKLMDENQELLRQIDVSSTELENLINIAMNQGALGAKLTGTGRGGNMVVLTPGKELQERIYDVFSKQGYPAWKTLIGI